In one Nicotiana tomentosiformis chromosome 6, ASM39032v3, whole genome shotgun sequence genomic region, the following are encoded:
- the LOC104115293 gene encoding serine/arginine-rich splicing factor SR45a-like, whose amino-acid sequence MSYSRRSRYSRSPSYDLYSRSVSRSKYHSRSRSRSCDSSDIENPGNNLYVTGLSTRVKERDVEKHFSAEGKVEDVHLVVDPWTRESRGFGFVTMSSVEEADRCIKYLNRSVLEGRVITVEKARRRRGRTPTPGKYLGLRTVRVRHESRSYSPRSRSRSPRYSSESYRSRSRSYSPYYRRERRSYSPCYRGRQRSHSPYYSRRHRHSYSPYSPYYSRGRSYSRSSSPYGRLPVSRRDRSYSPDDRYYSRSRYRDCSPVNRRCDRSYSPNDGYYRRSHRDYSPNSRDLSYSPDDRESRYRGYSPGNRYYRRSRYRSISRSISPRYRRSRRSYSRSVSPRWSKRSYSRSVSRSSQSCSSYSPSPKRISKRSHSVSASSRFVSRSVTPRSSSPSS is encoded by the exons ATGTCATATTCCAGGAGGTCAAG GTATTCTCGCTCACCTTCATATGATCTATATAGTAGGTCTGTCTCAAGGTCCAAATATCATTCAAGGAGCCGGTCAAG GAGCTGTGATTCAAGCGACATTGAGAACCCAGGGAACAATTTGTATGTGACTGGTCTTTCAACCCGCGTTAAAGAACGAGACGTCGAGAAGCATTTTTCAGCTGAGGGGAAG GTTGAAGATGTTCATCTTGTTGTTGACCCATGGACCCGGGAATCTCGTGGGTTTGGTTTCGTGACAATGTCCAGTGTTGAGGAGGCTGATCGCTGCATCAAGTATTTGAACCGCTCGGTACTTGAAGGCAGAGTGATAACGGTGGAGAAG GCTAGGAGGAGAAGAGGTAGAACACCTACTCCAGGAAAATATTTGGGTCTCAGAACAGTCCGTG TTCGTCACGAATCACGAAGTTATTCCCCTCGTTCAAGGAGTCGCTCTCCCCGTTACTCTTCTGAGAGTTACAGGAGCAGGAGCAGATCTTACTCTCCATATTACAGACGAGAGCGTAGATCCTACTCTCCCTGTTACAGAGGACGCCAGAGATCCCATTCTCCATATTACAGTCGCCGCCACCGTCACTCATACTCACCTTATTCTCCTTACTATAGTCGTGGCAGATCTTATTCTCGATCTTCATCTCCATATGGCAGATTGCCCGTGagccgccgtgatcgttcctatTCTCCAGATGACCGTTATTATAGTAGAAGCCGCTACCGTGACTGCTCTCCTGTCAACAGGAGGTGTGATCGTTCCTACTCTCCAAATGACGGTTACTACAGAAGAAGCCACCGTGACTACTCTCCTAACAGCCGAGATCTTTCCTACTCTCCGGATGATCGAGAGAGCCGCTATCGTGGCTACTCCCCTGGCAACAGATACTATCGAAGGAGCCGATATCGTTCCATTTCTCGGAGCATTTCACCTCGTTATCGAAGGTCCAGGAGAAGCTACTCACGCAGTGTATCACCTAGGTGGTCAAAGAGGAGCTATTCGAGAAGTGTTTCCAGGAGTAGTCAGTCTTGTAGCAGTTATTCTCCTAGTCCAAAGAGAATCTCTAAGAGAAGTCACAGTGTTAGTGCATCTTCTAGATTTGTTTCAAGGTCTGTTACACCTAGGTCTTCGTCTCCTTCATCATGA